The Sphingomonas aliaeris genome segment AGCGGGATCGGGGCCCTATATGACGGGCGAAGCAACACCCCGAAGGGCGCCATGCTGACGACCAATCCGTTCGATACCCCCGAAGACGGGGATAAACTGCGCGAAGAATGCGGGGTTTTCGGCGTGTCCGGAAGCGAGGGCGCTGCTGCGCTCGTCGCGCTTGGATTGCACGCATTGCAACACCGTGGCCAGGAAGCGGCCGGGATAACGAGCTTCGACGGCTCGGAATTCCATACGCACCGCGCGATGGGCCATGTTGCCGGAAACTTCGATCGCGACGACATCATCAACGCGCTGCGCGGCAACGTCGCATGCGGGCATGTCCGCTATTCGACCACCGGCGAGACGGCGCTGCGCAACGTGCAGCCGCTGTATGCCGACCTGGCGAGCGGCGGCTTCGCGATCGCGCATAACGGCAACATATCCAACGCGATGCGGCTGCGACGCGATCTCGTCCGGCGTGGATCGATCTTCCAGTCGACCAGCGATACCGAGACGATCATCCATCTGGTCGCGACGTCGAACTATCGCACCGTCGTCGACAAGTTCATCGACGCGCTGAAGCAGGTCGAGGGTGCCTATTCGCTGATCGTGATGACGCCCGAAGGCATGATCGCCTGCCGCGATCCGCTCGGCATTCGTCCGCTGGTGATGGGCAAGCTTGGCGACGCGGTGATCTTCGCTTCGGAAACCGTCGCGCTTGACGTGTGCGGCGCGGAATTCGTCCGGTCGATCGATCCGGGCGAACTCGTGATCGTGAAGGGCGACCAGATCCTGTCGCATCGCCCGTTCGGGCAAGTCGCCCCCGCCCCTGCATCTTCGAATATGTGTATTTCTCGCGACCTGATTCGATCTCGGAAGATCGCAGCGTCTATACCGTCCGCAAGGCGATCGGCGCGCAATTGGCGATCGAAAGTCCGGTGGATGCCGATCTGGTCATTCCCGTTCCCGATTCCGGCACGCCGGCGGCACTGGGATATGCGCAGGAATCGGGCATCCCGTTCGAGTTGGGGATCATCCGGTCGCATTATGTCGGCCGCACGTTCATCCAGCCGTCGAACGAGGTGCGTCACCTTGGTGTGAAGCTGAAGCACAATGCGAACCGAGCACTCGTTGCGGGCAAGAAGATCGTCCTGATCGACGATTCGATCGTTCGCGGGACGACCAGCCTGAAGATCGTGCAGATGATGCGCGATGCCGGTGCGGCGGAAGTCCATATGCGGATCGCATCGCCGCCGACGCGGCATTCCTGCTTCTACGGCGTCGACACGCCCGAGCGTGCCAAATTGCTGGCGGCGAACATGAACATCGACGAGATGAACAAGTATATCCAAGCCGACAGTCTTGCGTTCGTGTCGATCGACGGGCTGTACAAGGCGCTGGGCGATCCACAGCGCAACGCGATCCGGCCGAGCCACTGCGATGCATGCTTTACGGGCGATTATCCGACGACGCTGACCGATCAGGACGACGTGGTCCAGATCGATCAGTTCGCCTTGCTGGCGGAGCGGATGGTCTAACCATCCGCCGCGTTCGTACCGATCGTGTCGAACCACCGACCTTCCCTTTCGCGTAATCAGCGATAGAAGGCGGGGCTTCGATACGCTCAGGCCGAACGGATTTCAATTTGACCGATCTCCCCTCCAGAACCAGATCGCCCTCGTTACCGGGGCAAGCCGCGGCATCGGCGCGGCGACCGCCAAGGCGCTTGCAGCCGCGGGCGCGCATGTCGTGCTGACCGCGCGCACCGCGAAGGACCTGGAAGCGGTCGAAACGGCGATCTTCGATGCGGGTGGCAGCGCGACGATCGCGCCACTGGATCTGGCGGCGACGGACAGTATCGGCCGTCTGGCGGTCGCGATCGGCGAACGCTGGCCGCAGCTCGATATTCTCGTCCTGAATGCGGCGATGCTCGGCAGCCTGACGCCGGTGCCAAGCATCGACGCGAAGGAACTGGCGCAAGTCCTGACGCTGAACATCAGCGCGCAGGCGGCGATGATAACTGCGTTCGATCCGATGCTGCGCGCGTCGAAGCGGGCGCGGGTGATCGGCCTGACGTCCAGCGTCGGGCGCAAGGCGCGCGCTTATTGGGGACTGTACGGCGCGTCCAAGGCGGCGTTCGAGATCTTGCTGACGTCTTACGGTGAGGAGATGGAGCGGATCAGCAGCATCCGGACCGCCATCGTCGATCCCGGCGCGACGCGGACCAAGATGCGCGAGCGGGCCTATCCTGGTGAGGATCCTGCATCGGTGAAGCCGCCCGAGACCGTCGGCGACCGGATTGCGGCTTTGGTGATCGAGGATTTCGAGACCGGACATTTCGAGCGGGTCGGCTGATTAACTGCCGGGTCGAAGCATCACTTCGACCCGGCAGGCCATTTGCTATTTCGACGCCGCGTCGATCAGCGCCTGCTGGAATTCCGCCCGCGACGCGGACAAATCGGGGCCGGTCGCGCGCGGCCAGGCGCTGGACATCGCGATGACGATACGGCGCTTCGGATCAATCAGAATACTTTGCCCGAAGATGCCCTGCGCGCCGTAACGGCCGTCGGGATAGGTCCACCACTGATATCCATAGCCGAACCCCGGGCGTCCGACATCGGCCTTGGCCGCGGTTGCCTCTGCAAACCAGCCGGGTGCGACAATGTTCTTGCCCCCGCTGAGCGCAAGAACGCCCATCCGCGCATAATCGCGCAGCGAGACGGACAGGCAGCAGCCGCCGACATCCTGCCCGGACGGATCGACCATCCAGAAGGCGTCGCGTTCCATTCCGAACGGACGCCAGACCTTCTCGCTAAGATACGAAGCGAGCGACTTGCCCGTCGCCTTGGTCACCAACACGCCGATCAGGTTGGTTTCCCCGGTTTTGTAGACCCACTTCTCCCCCGGCGCGGTCGCGCGAGGCAAGGTCCGCATATAGGCGACGGTCGGATCGTCTCCGGCGGGCACTGGACGGGCATACATTGCGGCGACGTCGGACTTGGGATCGGTGTAATCCTCGTTCCATTTCACGCCCGAGGTCATCGTCAGGAGCTGTGCAATGCTGACGCCGTCATACCCGCTGCCGGCGAGTTCGGGGATGTATTTGGTGACCGGTTCCTCGACGGACTTGATATAGCCGTCGCGAATGGCCGCCCCGACAAGCGTGGAGGTGAAGGATTTAGCGACCGAGAAGCTGGTGTAGCGGCCTTGCGCGGAATAGCCTCGTGCGTAGCGTTCGAGCCGGACCTTCCCGTCCTGCAGGACGATCAAACCCGCCGTATTATACTTGGCCATATAGCCGTCGACCGTCGCTTGATCGATCGGCAAGGGCGTGCCTGCCGGCAACGGATAGACGCGTGACCCGCGCTTGACGATATCGCCGGGGAAGACGGTTTCCATCGCCGGGAAGGTCGCGTCGCGCTTGGCTTGATCCCAGAAGAGGATGGAGGCGCCGATCTGCTGCTGCCGGGCGGAATCGGCGGGATTGGAGGCGATCTGGATCGGCCCCCGGGATGCCGATCTGTCCGGCATCGTGGCGCATCCTCCAAGCGATACCGCCGCGAGGACACCCACGATCATACGTGCATTCGCCATCTTCATACTCCCCCTTAACATTATCAATTTTATCGTTTTATCAAAGTCACTTGCGCTACGTCTATCCCGCCGCCTCTGAAGCCGCCCTCGCAGTACATCAGGTAATAACGCCACAGATCCACGAAATGCTGGTCGAACTCCGGCGGCAGGAACCCACCGTCTACGGCCGCGTCGAACGCGATGCGCCAGCGTTTCAGCGTTTCGGTATAATCCAGTCCGAAGGCTGAGCGGTCGTGCCACTCCAGCCCCTGCCCTTCCGCGAGTGCACGGAAACGGCTTTCGGACAGGAGCATGCCGCCGGGAAAGACGTACCGCTGGATGAAATCGACGTTGCGGGCATAAGAATCGAAGATCGCGTCATCGATCAGGATGTACTGGATCGCGGCGCGACCGCCGGGTTTGAGTGCCTTCGAGATTGCCGACAAATAGGACGGCCAATATTCCTGGCCGACCGCCTCCACCATTTCGATGCTGACGATCGCGTCGAATTGACCCGCGACGTCGCGATAGTCGGTGATCGATACCATGACGTCGGCGGTCAGCCCGGCCTCCGCCATGCGCAGATCGACCGCGGCCTTCTGCTCGGCCGACAGTGTAATGCTGTGAACCTTGCGACCGGCACGTGCGGCGACCTCGGCGAAAGACCCCCAGCCGCTGCCGATTTCGAGGATCGTGTCGCCCGGCGCGGTGGCGGTTCGTTCCAGCATGGCGTTCAGCTTGGTCGCTTGCGCATCCTCGAGCGATTGCGCATCGCTGTCGAACATCGCGCTGGAATAGGTCATGCCGGGATCGAGCCAGAGACCGTAAAAATCGTTCCCGAGATCGTAGTGGAATTCGATGTTGCGGCGCGACCCCTGCTTGTCGTTGCGGCGCAGGCGGTGCGCGAGGCGACCGAGAAACCGGACCAGCCCGCCCGACCGCGCAGTTTCGCCGAGCGACACGGCGTTCCGCATGAACAGATCGAACAGAGGCACAGGGTCGGGGCTGGACCAGTCGCCCGCCGCCCAAGCGACGTACCAGCCGGCTGATCCTCCTGTGACGAGACGCACGATCGCACGCCAGCTGGGCATGTCTACTATCGCGACCGGCCCCGGCTTGCGTCCGCCGAGCGTGCGCCGTGTACCGTCCGGCAAGGTCGCCTCGATCGCGCCGACTTCCAGTCCGGCATCGATACGATCCAGGATGCGATGGAATGTGCCGTGGAACCGGTTCAACAGCCAATCGACGGACGCGCGCCGCTCCCGCCCGGGACCGCCGCGGCGCTTGGGCATGCCGAAGCGGCGCCCTCTATTCGGTGTTACCGCGTTCATGCCGTCAGCTTATTGCATCACGCCAAGCGTGCCGAAAGGGGTAATCATTTCGTCCGCCGTGCCGCGGCCAGCGCGCGTTCACGACCTTCGCGGTGGCCGATAATCTTAGCGGGGTAGCTCTCCGGACGGCGTCCGGATTCGTCGGGATCATGAATGGCGGCGTCATCGAGGCCGGAGAGTTCGGGCACCCATTCGCGAATGTAGCCGGCGGCGTCGAACTTCACCGACTGGGTGAGCGGGGCCATGATGCGGACGAACATGTTCGGATCGATCCCCGTGCCCGACGTCCATTGCCAGTTCACGCTGTTCGACGCGTAGTCGGCATCGACCAGGCAGTCCCAGAACCATTCCTCGCCCTTCCGCCAGTCGATGAGGAGGTGCTTGATCAGGAAGGAGGCAGTGATCATTCGGACGCGGTTGTGCATCCAGCCTGTGGTCCAGAGCTGACGCATCCCGGCATCAACGATCGGATAGCCGGTGCGCCCCTGTTGCCATGCCTTCAAATCGGAGGCTGCGTCCGGACCGGTGCGCCATTCCAGCGCGTCCAGCGTGGGGCGGCCGCTTTCGCGGCCATAATCGGGATATTGCAGGATGACGTTCTGGGCATAATCGCGCCAGGCAATTTCCTTCAGGTAGATCGTCGCGTCGCCCTTCGCCTCGATGACGTGGTGCCAGACGGTTGCGGGCGAAATTTCGCCGAAATGCAGATGGGGTGAGAGGCGCGACGTCAATTCGTCGGATGGAAGATTCCGGCCGATGTCGTAGCCGGAGGCGTGGGGGAGAAAATCTTCGAGCCGCTCCTTCGCACCGCCCTCGCCCGGCGTCCATTCCTTGACGAAGCCCGTCGCCCAGTCGGGTTTCGTCGG includes the following:
- a CDS encoding SDR family NAD(P)-dependent oxidoreductase yields the protein MALVTGASRGIGAATAKALAAAGAHVVLTARTAKDLEAVETAIFDAGGSATIAPLDLAATDSIGRLAVAIGERWPQLDILVLNAAMLGSLTPVPSIDAKELAQVLTLNISAQAAMITAFDPMLRASKRARVIGLTSSVGRKARAYWGLYGASKAAFEILLTSYGEEMERISSIRTAIVDPGATRTKMRERAYPGEDPASVKPPETVGDRIAALVIEDFETGHFERVG
- a CDS encoding SAM-dependent methyltransferase — protein: MNAVTPNRGRRFGMPKRRGGPGRERRASVDWLLNRFHGTFHRILDRIDAGLEVGAIEATLPDGTRRTLGGRKPGPVAIVDMPSWRAIVRLVTGGSAGWYVAWAAGDWSSPDPVPLFDLFMRNAVSLGETARSGGLVRFLGRLAHRLRRNDKQGSRRNIEFHYDLGNDFYGLWLDPGMTYSSAMFDSDAQSLEDAQATKLNAMLERTATAPGDTILEIGSGWGSFAEVAARAGRKVHSITLSAEQKAAVDLRMAEAGLTADVMVSITDYRDVAGQFDAIVSIEMVEAVGQEYWPSYLSAISKALKPGGRAAIQYILIDDAIFDSYARNVDFIQRYVFPGGMLLSESRFRALAEGQGLEWHDRSAFGLDYTETLKRWRIAFDAAVDGGFLPPEFDQHFVDLWRYYLMYCEGGFRGGGIDVAQVTLIKR
- a CDS encoding serine hydrolase domain-containing protein: MANARMIVGVLAAVSLGGCATMPDRSASRGPIQIASNPADSARQQQIGASILFWDQAKRDATFPAMETVFPGDIVKRGSRVYPLPAGTPLPIDQATVDGYMAKYNTAGLIVLQDGKVRLERYARGYSAQGRYTSFSVAKSFTSTLVGAAIRDGYIKSVEEPVTKYIPELAGSGYDGVSIAQLLTMTSGVKWNEDYTDPKSDVAAMYARPVPAGDDPTVAYMRTLPRATAPGEKWVYKTGETNLIGVLVTKATGKSLASYLSEKVWRPFGMERDAFWMVDPSGQDVGGCCLSVSLRDYARMGVLALSGGKNIVAPGWFAEATAAKADVGRPGFGYGYQWWTYPDGRYGAQGIFGQSILIDPKRRIVIAMSSAWPRATGPDLSASRAEFQQALIDAASK
- a CDS encoding cryptochrome/photolyase family protein is translated as MNLKAEPTLLWLRRDLRVADQAALIAAVHDGPVIPVYILDDETPKHRRMGGASRWWLHHSLMSLDKDLRKLGSRLILRRGRADTVLTDLAAETGAKRVHCLHHYEPWWRNAEHAVAKTLDLVCHDGNYLAPPGTVTTGSGAPYKIYTPFWRALSAHMPPPHPVAAPDAIPAPAKWPASDTLADWNLLPTKPDWATGFVKEWTPGEGGAKERLEDFLPHASGYDIGRNLPSDELTSRLSPHLHFGEISPATVWHHVIEAKGDATIYLKEIAWRDYAQNVILQYPDYGRESGRPTLDALEWRTGPDAASDLKAWQQGRTGYPIVDAGMRQLWTTGWMHNRVRMITASFLIKHLLIDWRKGEEWFWDCLVDADYASNSVNWQWTSGTGIDPNMFVRIMAPLTQSVKFDAAGYIREWVPELSGLDDAAIHDPDESGRRPESYPAKIIGHREGRERALAAARRTK